The genome window GCCGTGATCAACAGGTCGTGGAAGAGAGCCGCCATCGCCGCCATGGCCATCTTCCACTCGAACCGCCAGGTGATGAACAGGGCGACGACGCCGAGGAAGATGACGAGCGCCTCGACGGCTCTTCTGGTGATCTCGGCGCCGAACGTCGGACCGACGGCATCGACGTTGGTGTCGTCCACGGACGCCCCGGCGATCGCCGCCACTGCGGAGACGAGCTCGTCTTGGTGCTGAACCGAGAGCGCCCGTGTCTGCACCAGGATGAGGTCGTCGTTGTCGCCGACGAGCTGAACTCGCGCACCGCCCTCGCCGATCGCCGAGAGGGCGCTGCGCACTTCGCCGATCGTGACCCCGGCCTCGTTCGGCGCCTCGACGATCGTGCCGCCTGTGAAGTCGACGGACCCGTCGAGCTTTCGGGTGGCCAGCGAGATGATCGAGATGGCGATGAGGACGCCCGAGATGACGAAGAACGTCCGCCGCCTGCCCACGAAGTCATAGCCGGTCTCTCCCCTGTATAGGGTGCCGAGGACGCTCACGCGGTGGCCTCGGTCACCGAGTGGCGGTCTCTGCCCATGGCGCCACGCATCGAGATGGCCCCGCCCTCGCCGAACCCCGTCCGCACGAGCAGCGTGACGGCGGGCCTGGTGTAGAAGTAGGCGACGAGCACGTCGACGACGGTGGCCACGCCGAGCGTGACCGCGAAGCCCTTGACGGGGCCGATGGCGAGCAGCCACAAGAGGATCGAACCGGCGAACGTCACCGTGTCCGCCGTGATGATCGTGTGGAAGGCGCGCTTGAACCCCGTGTCGACGGATGGCCGCAACGCCTTGCCGCGCCTGTGCTCCTCCTTGATCCTCTCGAAGAAGACGATGTACGAGTCGCTCGTGATCCCGACGGACACGATCACGCCGGTGACCCCGGCGAGCGTCAGCGTCGTCCCCTGGTACCGGCTGAGCAGGGTGATCATCAGCAGCAGCAGCGAGCCGAAGACAGCCAGGCCGACGACGGCGACGAGCCCGAGCACCCGGTAGTAGAGGACGAGGGCGAGTGCGACCAGGGCGAGGCCGCCGATCCCGGCGATGAGGCCGGCACGCAGCGAGTCGTCGCCGAGGGTCGCCGAGACCGACTCGACCCGCTCCCTCTCGAACACCGTCGGCAGAGCGCCATAGCGCAGGATCGTCGCCAGGTCCTCGGCCTCCGCCTGGGCGTTCTCCGACGAGCCGATCGTGATGAACACCTCGTCGGGTTCGAGCCCTTCACCGGCCGCCACGTCGTCGGCGACCTGGGGTGCGGAGTTGACCACTCCGTCCACGACGATCGCCATGGATCGCCTCGGGTCCGCCGTCGAGTAGGTGGACAGCAGGGCAGTGGCGTCGCGGAACTTGTCGCCGCCGGGGCCTGTGAACGTCGGATCGACCACCCAACCGCTGCCGCCGCCGAGGCTGCCGCCGATGAAGCCGGCGTCGGCCCCGGTGATGTCGGCGCCCGTCAGGAAGGCGGGCCCCACCTTGTAGATGAACCCGTCCTCGGCTGCGAGGTAGGCAGCTTCGAGGTCGGGCGAGTCCTCGATCGTGATCCCCGTATCCGGGTCGATGTTCTCGGGCGGAGGCGCCGGCACCGTCGTCGTCGTCGTGGAATCGCCCGGTGCCGCCGTCGTCGTCGTGGCCCCTGTCGTCGTCGTCGTGGCCCCTGTCGTCGTCGTCGTGACCCCTGTGGTCGTCGTCGTGACCCCTGTGGTCGTCGTCGAATCGTCGGGGGCGCCGGTCGTGGTCGCACCGTCAACGGTCGTGGTCGTCGATCCCGACACCTCGTCCGGTGTCCCCGTCGTGGTCGTGGTGTCGTCCGGCTGGAGCTCCTCCGGCGGCTCGAGCGTCCCGTCGGTGAACGCCGGCGAGA of Acidimicrobiia bacterium contains these proteins:
- the secD gene encoding protein translocase subunit SecD; the encoded protein is MSRGRMLVMLLVTMAIAFGSLGSSLAVGWTPKLGLDLQGGFAVTLKAPEGADAEVLEVAVEIMRRRIENLGSVQEPEISVQGSDRILVQLPGVQDRQRALEAVGTTGILSFRPVIDRNFISPAFTDGTLEPPEELQPDDTTTTTGTPDEVSGSTTTTVDGATTTGAPDDSTTTTGVTTTTTGVTTTTTGATTTTTGATTTTAAPGDSTTTTTVPAPPPENIDPDTGITIEDSPDLEAAYLAAEDGFIYKVGPAFLTGADITGADAGFIGGSLGGGSGWVVDPTFTGPGGDKFRDATALLSTYSTADPRRSMAIVVDGVVNSAPQVADDVAAGEGLEPDEVFITIGSSENAQAEAEDLATILRYGALPTVFERERVESVSATLGDDSLRAGLIAGIGGLALVALALVLYYRVLGLVAVVGLAVFGSLLLLMITLLSRYQGTTLTLAGVTGVIVSVGITSDSYIVFFERIKEEHRRGKALRPSVDTGFKRAFHTIITADTVTFAGSILLWLLAIGPVKGFAVTLGVATVVDVLVAYFYTRPAVTLLVRTGFGEGGAISMRGAMGRDRHSVTEATA